The Hugenholtzia roseola DSM 9546 genomic sequence TGTGTCAAATATTTTCCACCACGAATATTATTGCCGTTCAAACGCCTATCAATCGTTTGTTCGCTACACCCAAAATGTTTTGCCAGCTCATACTTATTCCAACTTGGATTTTGCATCTTTACAGCCAAAATGTCTTCCTTACTCAATAATACTTTATGCTTTGAAGGATTAGGCATTTGAATTTTAGGCATCGTTTCATCGGCGAAACAAAGAATATCGGCAATATTTACCACCATAAATCCACCTTTTTTTAGAATGGGAAAATGTAAAGCAATTACTTTTCGTAACATTTCTTTCCACTCTTCAAACGTCTGATTTCTTTCGTATTCTTTTCCCAAATGATAAGGAGGCGACCAAACACTACAAGAAATGCTTTCTGGTTCAATTTGTTGCAACAAATTTTCCGATAAGCCTTGATAAACTTGGTTTATTTCAAAGTATATCATAATTTTGTTTTTAAATCTAAAAGACTAATAGCTTCCAAACTATTAGTCTTTTTCATACTTCCAAAACCCCAAAAAAACTTACCCTACGCTGCCTTCGAGCGAGATGGCGAGTAGTTTTTGGGCTTCTACGGCAAATTCCATCGGTAGATTATTGAGGACTTCTTTGCAGTAACCATTGACAATAAGTGCAACGGCTTCTTCTGTGCCGATACCGCGCTGGTTGCAATAGAAAATTTGGTCTTCACCAATTTTTGAAGTAGTGGCTTCGTGTTCTACGGTGCTACTGCTATTTTCTACCTCTATGTAGGGGAAAGTGTGTGCGCCACATTTGTCGCCGATAAGGAGAGAATCGCACTGGGAAAAGTTACGCGCGTTTTCAGCACGCTTCATCACCTGCACCAAACCGCGATAGGAATTTTGGCTAAAACCTGCCGAAATACCTTTCGAAACGATACGGCTTTTGGTATTCTTTCCAATGTGAATCATTTTTGTGCCTGTATCCGCCTGCTGACGGTTTTTCGTAACGGCAACAGAATAAAATTCGCCTACTGAATAGTCGCCCTTCAAAATGCAAGAAGGGTATTTCCAAGTAATCGCCGAGCCTGTTTCTACCTGCGTCCAAGAGATTTTAGAACGTTCGCCAAAACAGATGCCGCGCTTGGTTACGAAATTATAGATGCCGCCCTTGCCATTTTTATCGCCCGGATACCAATTTTGTACGGTAGAATATTTCACTTCCGCGTTTTTATGGGCAAAAATTTCTACCACTGCCGCATGAAGTTGGTTTTCGTCGCGCATGGGGGCAGTGCAGCCTTCCAAATACGAAACATAAGAACTTTCGTCGGCTACGATAAGCGTGCGCTCAAATTGTCCTGTGTTGGCTTCATTGATGCGAAAATAAGTGGATAGCTCCATCGGACAGCGCACCCCCTTCGGAATGTAACAAAACGAACCGTCGCTGAATACTGCCGAATTGAGAGCCGCAAAGTAGTTATCTTGCACAGGCACTACCGAACCCAAATATTGGCGCACCAAATCGGGGTGATTTTTTACCGCCTCACTAAAAGAGCAAAAAATAATGCCCAACTCTGCCAACTTTTCTTTGAAAGTCGTCGCCACAGAAACGCTATCAATTACCGCATCTACGGCAATGCCCGAAAGCCTTTTCTGCTCATTGAGCGGAATCCCCAACTTTTCAAAAGTAGCCAAGAGTTCGGGGTCGAGTTCGTCTAAACTCTTGGGATTGACCTTTTGCTTAGGCGCAGCATAGTAAATAATGTCCTGATAGTTGATGGTCGGAAATTTTACATTCGCCCATTCTGGCGACTTCATCGTCTGCCACTTGCGAAAAGCCGCCAAACGCCATTCTAAAAGCCATTCGGGTTCTTCTTTTTTTGCCGAAATAAAGCGTATGGTGTCTTCGGTAAGCCCCTTAATTGCCTTTTCAGACTCGATGTTGCTTACGAAGCCGTATTTATATTCTGATTCTGTGATTTCTTGTAGAATATCCTGCTCTTGATTGTTTTCTGCCATGATACAAGGAGAGGGGAGAGGAATGGAAAATAAAGCAAGCCCATACTTGCTTTCAAATTAAAACAAGGTACGCCCTTTGCGAAACAAACCCAAACTCGATGTCGCTTAGGCAAGGGCGAAAAGAAAGTTGCTATTTAAAATAAGTCTAAATAGCTCGCTACAAAGATACAACCTTTTTCATAGAAAAATGTTTGAGGGGCGTTTTTTTTCGTCAAAAGGTTGGAATTTAAGCACGCTACGGCTTTTTTTCTGCCTACAAAAGGCTTTCCCCAAAGGGCTATTTTCAAAAAAGCCGCCTCTGCTTTTGGTGGCATTTGGCATTTTTAGACGAACCTTTGATAGCATTGGTCGTTTTTTAGCGAAAAAAAAGCGGCTTTATGGTGCTTTTGTGCCAAAGTTTGAAATAAAGCTATTACTTTTGCAGTTGAAAAAGAAGAATTTAAGCCTAAAAATCACGGCTGTTAGTTTTGTGTAGCTTTTACGCAAAATCCTCACTTCTCTTTTCTTTTGATGGTAATTGCTTGCCCTTCTGCTCTTATTTTTACCCCAAAACGTTCCCTATATGAAGTTTTTGAAATACACGACTTTCGCTTTCGCCATTTTACTCTCGTCTTTCTTTTTCTACGCCTGCGAAAACAAATCTGCCCAAAACACCGAAACCAATACAGATAGCCTTGCCGTAGATAGCACGACAAACCAAATGCAGCCTCCTACTCAATTTCCCAACTTAGAAGCCATGATGACCGACATCGGCGACTATGCCACCTATCAGGTCAAGGGACAAGACCAAGTAGAGGTTACTTCCAACGTTCCCAACTCGGCAGATGCAGCGTATATTGAAAAGACCATCAAAATAGACCTGCTCAAAGTGGCGTATCGCACCTTTATCCACACCAACTTAGAAAAAGTAACGGTTACCGCTCTTGTCAATGCCACAGTAGAAGGCAAAGAAAAACAAGAAGTCCGCACCCTTACCTTCGAGCGCAACAAAGCCTTAGAAGCACTCAAAACACAACTCAATCTAAACGACTTCAAAGATTTGGTAGGTAATAAAATGGGCGACCTCTACCGCCCTGACATGCAAAATGCAAACTTTGAAAACCTTATCGAAGCCAAGCTCGATGCCGTCTATAACGATTTGCAGGCAAAATAAATCGCCTTCCTTTTTGTCATCAAAAAAAGCCTTCAAGTAATCCCAAAACTTTACTTGAAGGTTTTTGTTTTAGGATAGCTATGCACTGACCTGCTGATGCTTCGTTCTAAAAAATCCTTGCCTTGTCGAAGCTAAAACGAAATAAAATTTGGACTGAATCAGATTTGGGTCTGAACACTCTCTTTATCTCCCTCTTTTATCTATCTCTTTTATCTATCTCGCTCACTTCGAGCAAGACCGCCTTGTTCTTACATTTCTATCGAAAGCCTTTGAACCTTGAAAAAGTTACTGCCTTCTATCCAAAGTCCGAAAGATTTAAAAAGTTACACCCTACCCCAGTTGCAACAAATTTGTACTGAACTGCGGCAAGAAATCATTGCACAAGTGGCGCAAAATGGGGGGCATTTGGGCGCAAGTTTGGGTGCAGTAGAACTCATTACGGCTCTGCATACCGTTTTTGACGCGCCCCAAGATACCTTTATTTTTGATGTAGGACATCAGGCGTATGCACACAAATTGCTCACAGGCAGGCAGGCACAATTTCACACCAACCGCCAATGGGGAGGCTTGGCAGGTTTTCCCTCGCGCAACGAATCGGAATATGATGCCTTCGGAACGGGACACTCCTCCACTTCCCTTTCGGCGATATTGGGCATGGCGCAAGCCCATTTTTTGGCGCGGAAAAAGAATTTTCATATTGCCCTTATCGGTGATGGCGCACTAACGGCAGGGCTGCCCTTCGAAGCCCTTAACAACATAGGACGCTACCCACATCTGAATATTTTGATTGTGCTAAACGACAACGGCATGTCGATTGACGAAAATGTAGGGGTCTTGGTTTCGCATTTGAATACAATTTTTGAGCAAAATAAAAATCAAAAATTTGGTACAAAACCAACAAGAGAAAACCTTTTTACAGTCTTAGACCTACCCTATCAGGGCGGGATAGATGGACATCATTTGGAAACTTTGCTCGAAATATTTTCGGCTTATCGCCAAAAAGGGGGCTTACAGGTCTTGCATTGCAAAACTGAAAAAGGGAAAGGCGTACCAGCTGCCGCCCAAGACCGCATCTTTTGGCACGCACCCAGCTCTTTTGATAGCCAAAACTTTGAAATCCTACCTGCCGAAAAAACAAAAAAGTATCAAGATGTAGTAGGCGATACGCTTTTAAAATTAGCACAAAAAAATGAAAAAATAGTCGTCATTACCCCTGCTATGGCGACGGGTTCTTCTTTGCGCGAAGTGCAAAAAGCCTTTCCAGACCGCTGCTTTGATGTAGGCATTGCCGAACAACACGCCGTAACCTTCGCCGCAGGAATAGCCGCCGCAGGAGGACTGCCCTTCTGTGTCATCTATTCCACTTTCCTACAAAGAGCCTACGACCAACTCATTCACGATGTCTGTCTGCAAAATCTCAAAGTTGTTTTTTGTATCGATAGGGCAGGGCTTGTGGGCAATGATGGCGCAACGCATCAAGGGGTTTTTGATGTCGCTTTTCTGCTCCCTATTCCCAATCTTATCTTGGCTGCTCCTGCCGACGGTACAGAATTAGCGCAATTTTTAGAATGGGCAGCCGAAACGCCTCTCAATCAGACTATCGCCATTCGCTATCCGCGCGGAAAGATACCCACTTGGGAACTTGAAGCGGCATCACCGCCCATCGAGCTTGGCAGAGGCAGACTTTTGAGGGCAGGAAAGACTTTTGCCATTTTTTCTTTCGGAGCGATTGCGCATCAGGCACAAAAGGCAATACAAATGCTTGATAATCAAGAAGATAATCAAGAAAATAATCATATAGAATTTTCTCAAATTGCACACTACCATTTACGATTTGCAAAGCCCTTAGATGAAGCGTGGCTTTTGGAAATCATACCCCAATACGAAAAGATTTTAATTGTAGAAGAAAACACCTACATAGGCGGCGTGGGAGCAGCCATTTTGCAGTGGGTAGAAAAATGCAAAAAACAGAATCCTGCACTTTGTCGGGTTGCTTTTCAAATTGTTGCCATCGCTGATGCCTTTGTCGGACAGGGCAGCACAGAGGCACAGTTGCACCATTGCAACTTAGATGCGAGCAGTCTTGCCACACAAATCAAAACTTTTTTCAGCCTTTAAAAGGCTTGAAAAAGAGGCTTTTTCGCGAAAAAAGCCGCCCTTCTGCAACTTTTTTTAAAAAAAATCAGTTCTGCATTTGCAAGGTTCAAAAAAAGGTGATACCTTTGTGGCACGTTTGAAGGCAAGCACTTCAAACAAGATTTCAAAAGAGAAAGAAACGATTTTCTACCTTAGTTTTATTGTCCTATAGTTTAATTGGCAGAACGAGTGATTTTGGTTCATTTGGTCGAGGTTCGAGTCCTCGTGGGACAACTATAAAACAACAAGCACGCATTTCCTAACGGCAGAAAATCTTAGTGAAAAGTTTTGGTATAAAACCTTCACACACCTTCTTTCTTGTCCCATAGTTTAATTGGCAGAACGAGTGATTTTGGTTCATTTGGTCGAGGTTCGAGTCCTCGTGGGACAACCAACTATTCTTCTTTTCTAAAAGCATCTTCCCTTCGGAGATGCTTTTTTTTATGCCCTTTTTCAACAAAAAAAGCCGACGGCAGTTTTCTTTCTGAATCCTACCCAAGACCTAAATGCGGCTCTGCGCCTAATTTTTATGCTCAAAATTGCCTTTCAGCCTGCTTACGCACACCCTTTGCCCGAAGGACA encodes the following:
- the sufB gene encoding Fe-S cluster assembly protein SufB; translated protein: MAENNQEQDILQEITESEYKYGFVSNIESEKAIKGLTEDTIRFISAKKEEPEWLLEWRLAAFRKWQTMKSPEWANVKFPTINYQDIIYYAAPKQKVNPKSLDELDPELLATFEKLGIPLNEQKRLSGIAVDAVIDSVSVATTFKEKLAELGIIFCSFSEAVKNHPDLVRQYLGSVVPVQDNYFAALNSAVFSDGSFCYIPKGVRCPMELSTYFRINEANTGQFERTLIVADESSYVSYLEGCTAPMRDENQLHAAVVEIFAHKNAEVKYSTVQNWYPGDKNGKGGIYNFVTKRGICFGERSKISWTQVETGSAITWKYPSCILKGDYSVGEFYSVAVTKNRQQADTGTKMIHIGKNTKSRIVSKGISAGFSQNSYRGLVQVMKRAENARNFSQCDSLLIGDKCGAHTFPYIEVENSSSTVEHEATTSKIGEDQIFYCNQRGIGTEEAVALIVNGYCKEVLNNLPMEFAVEAQKLLAISLEGSVG
- a CDS encoding 1-deoxy-D-xylulose-5-phosphate synthase, with translation MKKLLPSIQSPKDLKSYTLPQLQQICTELRQEIIAQVAQNGGHLGASLGAVELITALHTVFDAPQDTFIFDVGHQAYAHKLLTGRQAQFHTNRQWGGLAGFPSRNESEYDAFGTGHSSTSLSAILGMAQAHFLARKKNFHIALIGDGALTAGLPFEALNNIGRYPHLNILIVLNDNGMSIDENVGVLVSHLNTIFEQNKNQKFGTKPTRENLFTVLDLPYQGGIDGHHLETLLEIFSAYRQKGGLQVLHCKTEKGKGVPAAAQDRIFWHAPSSFDSQNFEILPAEKTKKYQDVVGDTLLKLAQKNEKIVVITPAMATGSSLREVQKAFPDRCFDVGIAEQHAVTFAAGIAAAGGLPFCVIYSTFLQRAYDQLIHDVCLQNLKVVFCIDRAGLVGNDGATHQGVFDVAFLLPIPNLILAAPADGTELAQFLEWAAETPLNQTIAIRYPRGKIPTWELEAASPPIELGRGRLLRAGKTFAIFSFGAIAHQAQKAIQMLDNQEDNQENNHIEFSQIAHYHLRFAKPLDEAWLLEIIPQYEKILIVEENTYIGGVGAAILQWVEKCKKQNPALCRVAFQIVAIADAFVGQGSTEAQLHHCNLDASSLATQIKTFFSL